The following are encoded in a window of Risungbinella massiliensis genomic DNA:
- a CDS encoding ABC transporter ATP-binding protein, translated as MSNAIELHNVSKNYKGFQVKDLSFEVKRGFVTGFIGANGAGKSTTIKMILNLVKKDSGSISILGMDYGQDEQKIKEKIGFVFDENVFYEDLTLKQLKRIIAPAYKQWDETIFRNYVEQFELPQNLKIKKMSKGMKMKTSLAFALSHHAELIIMDEPTSGLDPVFRREILEILYDIMQDEKKTIFFSSHITTDLDRIADYITFIHNGHLVFSKEFHTISEEYAIVKGSNELLDQDTEKEFISIRKTDSGFEALSKNITRVKQLFGKTVLIEKPSLEDIMYFTKKGGSFHV; from the coding sequence ATGAGTAATGCAATTGAATTGCACAATGTCTCGAAAAACTATAAGGGATTCCAGGTGAAAGATCTATCGTTTGAAGTAAAAAGGGGATTTGTAACAGGATTTATCGGTGCAAACGGGGCGGGGAAGTCTACCACTATCAAAATGATATTAAATCTAGTTAAAAAAGATAGTGGTTCAATATCCATTCTCGGTATGGATTATGGGCAAGACGAGCAGAAGATCAAAGAAAAAATTGGCTTTGTTTTTGATGAGAATGTGTTTTATGAGGATCTCACTCTAAAACAACTGAAACGAATCATCGCTCCGGCATATAAGCAATGGGACGAGACTATCTTTCGAAACTATGTAGAACAGTTTGAACTCCCTCAAAATCTAAAAATAAAAAAGATGTCCAAAGGAATGAAAATGAAGACATCATTGGCCTTTGCTTTATCTCATCATGCCGAGCTTATTATTATGGATGAACCGACATCAGGGTTAGACCCCGTTTTTAGAAGAGAGATTCTCGAGATTCTCTATGACATCATGCAAGATGAAAAGAAAACTATCTTTTTCTCGTCCCATATCACAACCGACTTAGATCGGATCGCAGACTACATCACGTTTATTCATAATGGTCATCTAGTTTTCAGCAAAGAGTTTCACACTATATCAGAAGAATACGCGATTGTGAAAGGCTCGAATGAATTACTGGACCAAGATACTGAAAAAGAGTTTATTTCCATTCGCAAAACAGATTCCGGTTTTGAAGCACTAAGCAAAAATATAACAAGAGTGAAACAACTATTTGGTAAGACTGTTCTCATAGAAAAACCTTCATTAGAAGATATTATGTACTTTACCAAAAAAGGAGGTAGTTTCCATGTTTAA
- a CDS encoding GntR family transcriptional regulator, with translation MQILISNGSKEPIYEQIIKQVKELILTGQLSEGDALPSIRQLAKDIQVSVITTKRAYAELEKEGFIYSIVGKGSFVSEHNQELLKEKRLKTIEEKLTEAIENSKALDITLPELIEMLVLLYKEDYNE, from the coding sequence ATGCAAATATTGATATCAAACGGTTCAAAAGAACCTATTTATGAGCAGATCATCAAGCAGGTGAAAGAGCTTATTTTGACTGGTCAGCTCTCAGAAGGGGATGCCCTTCCATCGATTCGTCAACTTGCCAAGGATATTCAAGTCAGTGTAATTACGACAAAACGTGCATATGCTGAGCTCGAGAAAGAAGGTTTTATTTATTCTATTGTTGGTAAAGGCTCATTTGTTTCAGAACACAACCAAGAGTTACTAAAGGAAAAACGACTAAAGACAATTGAAGAAAAACTTACAGAAGCGATCGAAAATAGTAAAGCGCTGGACATTACTCTCCCTGAATTGATCGAAATGCTAGTACTGCTATATAAGGAGGATTATAACGAATGA
- a CDS encoding TatD family hydrolase, with the protein MLFDSHAHLNDEKFQEDREETIARAGEAGVSRILNVGFNRQTIQETLALVEKYDFIYGAVGWHPHDAKDCTPEDLEWIRSLAAEHTKIVALGEMGLDYYWDNSPHEVQKEVFRKQIHMAKELGLPIVIHDRDAHEDVLQILQEENAAEVGGVMHCFAGDEKMMEACLAINFYIGLGGPVTFKNGHLAKQIAKTVPADRLLIETDCPYLAPHPNRGKRNESGYVRLVAEEIARLRECTVEEIAQLTMENANRLFRLS; encoded by the coding sequence ATGTTATTTGATAGTCATGCACATTTAAATGATGAAAAGTTTCAAGAAGATCGGGAAGAGACGATTGCACGTGCTGGGGAAGCAGGAGTGTCGCGGATTCTCAATGTAGGTTTTAATCGGCAGACAATCCAAGAGACATTAGCATTAGTCGAAAAATATGATTTTATTTACGGAGCAGTCGGTTGGCATCCGCACGATGCAAAGGACTGTACCCCAGAAGATTTAGAGTGGATTCGGTCTCTTGCCGCAGAACATACTAAAATAGTAGCGCTTGGAGAGATGGGGCTTGATTACTATTGGGACAACTCTCCACATGAGGTACAAAAAGAAGTTTTCCGTAAGCAAATTCATATGGCCAAAGAGCTTGGGCTTCCTATTGTAATTCATGATCGGGATGCGCATGAAGATGTTCTCCAGATCTTGCAAGAGGAGAATGCAGCAGAAGTAGGAGGCGTCATGCACTGCTTTGCTGGAGACGAGAAGATGATGGAAGCGTGTCTTGCGATCAATTTTTACATCGGTCTAGGTGGACCAGTTACGTTTAAAAACGGCCATCTAGCCAAACAGATTGCCAAAACTGTTCCAGCAGATCGGCTATTAATCGAGACGGACTGCCCTTACTTGGCTCCCCATCCGAACCGTGGTAAGCGCAATGAATCAGGTTATGTACGATTGGTAGCTGAGGAGATTGCTAGATTGCGTGAGTGTACCGTTGAAGAGATCGCCCAACTTACGATGGAAAATGCCAATCGTTTATTCCGGTTAAGTTAA
- the rnmV gene encoding ribonuclease M5, which yields MREIIVVEGKNDTNAVKQAVDADTIETNGSEISERTIEEIRRAHQSRGVIVFTDPDTPGERIRRIITRAVPEVKHAFLPKHQARGNRKIGIEHASSEAILEALEQVRTDFSSTTDPLEILSWDEYLEVGFSGQEDSRELRERVAEELRIGYANGKQFYKRLHALQVTRDELKAAIEKVKGQMS from the coding sequence ATGAGAGAAATAATTGTAGTAGAGGGAAAAAATGATACCAACGCCGTGAAACAAGCGGTAGATGCCGATACGATCGAAACCAATGGATCGGAAATTTCGGAGCGTACAATAGAAGAGATTCGGCGAGCTCATCAAAGTAGGGGTGTTATCGTCTTTACCGATCCTGATACTCCTGGTGAGCGAATCCGTCGTATTATTACGCGAGCTGTTCCGGAAGTAAAACACGCTTTTTTGCCAAAACATCAAGCGCGGGGAAATCGGAAAATTGGAATTGAGCATGCCAGTTCTGAAGCAATCTTGGAAGCACTCGAACAAGTGAGAACGGACTTTTCTAGTACTACTGATCCGCTTGAGATCCTCTCCTGGGATGAATATCTCGAAGTAGGTTTTAGTGGACAGGAGGATTCCCGAGAATTACGAGAGCGAGTAGCCGAGGAGCTTCGGATTGGGTATGCCAATGGGAAGCAATTCTACAAGCGTCTGCATGCACTACAGGTAACAAGAGATGAGCTAAAAGCAGCGATTGAGAAGGTAAAGGGGCAAATGAGTTGA
- the rsmA gene encoding 16S rRNA (adenine(1518)-N(6)/adenine(1519)-N(6))-dimethyltransferase RsmA, with product MKKPISLRTKQVLKEHGLALKKSLGQNFLTDLNVLENIVDAAQLTDQSGVIEIGPGIGALTERLAQQAKKVVAVEIDQRLLPVLKRHFEEDANVTILHGDAMQVDFHQLITDQFADCDKVHVVANLPYYITTPILARLLEEKYPLHNIVIMIQKEVAERIVANPGKKDFGALSVLAQYYADVSWVTKVPSHVFVPQPKVDSAVIRLDIRQEPAVMVESEKRFFQIVRASFAQRRKTLSNALGSQVLQDRSKAEVNELLLEAGVEPSRRGETLTLEEFAKIADLSLRSKT from the coding sequence TTGAAAAAACCAATCTCGCTAAGAACGAAGCAAGTATTAAAGGAACATGGCCTTGCGCTGAAAAAGAGCCTGGGACAGAACTTCCTGACGGATCTAAATGTCCTAGAAAACATTGTCGATGCTGCTCAGCTTACCGATCAATCTGGAGTAATTGAGATTGGACCTGGAATAGGAGCATTGACAGAACGCTTGGCACAACAAGCCAAAAAAGTAGTGGCCGTCGAGATCGACCAGCGATTGTTACCTGTGTTAAAAAGGCACTTTGAGGAAGATGCCAATGTGACGATTCTCCATGGAGATGCGATGCAGGTCGATTTTCACCAATTGATCACAGACCAATTTGCAGATTGTGATAAGGTTCACGTGGTAGCGAACTTACCTTATTACATTACTACTCCTATCTTAGCGAGACTCCTAGAGGAGAAGTATCCACTTCATAATATCGTCATCATGATACAAAAAGAAGTAGCAGAGCGAATTGTAGCAAATCCTGGGAAGAAAGACTTTGGAGCGCTCTCTGTGTTAGCCCAATATTATGCAGACGTTTCATGGGTGACAAAAGTACCAAGTCATGTTTTTGTCCCACAACCCAAAGTAGATTCAGCGGTGATACGACTAGACATTCGTCAAGAGCCCGCCGTAATGGTAGAAAGTGAAAAACGTTTCTTTCAAATTGTACGAGCATCCTTTGCGCAACGTCGCAAAACGTTATCGAACGCATTAGGCTCTCAAGTACTGCAAGATCGGTCCAAAGCAGAAGTTAATGAGTTGTTACTCGAAGCAGGTGTTGAACCATCACGTAGAGGAGAGACCCTAACGCTCGAGGAGTTTGCCAAGATTGCAGATCTGTCTCTTCGTTCTAAAACGTAA
- a CDS encoding ribonuclease H-like YkuK family protein has translation MRFYHPRKGSCSLEDVLTQIRDYVQEVSSAEYKVMIGTDSQTRTRETTFVTAIIIQRIGKGALFFYRKKRHKAMKDLRYRIYRETEYSLEVVEKLKQQGFFRFIQDLPMEIHLDVGQQGETRKLIQEVVGWVTAVGYEAKIKPDSYAASAVADRFTR, from the coding sequence GTGAGATTTTATCATCCTCGCAAGGGAAGTTGTAGTCTCGAAGATGTGCTGACTCAAATTCGTGATTATGTGCAGGAAGTATCGAGTGCTGAGTATAAGGTGATGATTGGAACCGATTCCCAGACTAGGACGAGAGAAACCACGTTTGTGACCGCGATTATCATTCAACGTATCGGAAAAGGAGCGCTCTTTTTTTATCGAAAAAAGCGTCATAAGGCAATGAAAGACTTACGCTACCGTATTTATCGGGAAACGGAATATAGCTTAGAAGTGGTAGAAAAACTGAAGCAACAAGGTTTCTTTCGATTTATACAGGATCTTCCGATGGAGATTCACTTAGATGTTGGCCAACAAGGAGAAACACGTAAGTTGATCCAAGAAGTGGTAGGATGGGTAACCGCTGTCGGGTACGAGGCAAAGATCAAGCCAGATTCTTATGCAGCAAGTGCAGTTGCTGATCGATTTACAAGATAA
- the veg gene encoding biofilm formation stimulator Veg: protein MGKNALSEIKLTLDGYIGQKIRLKANSGRRKTIERTGVLEETYPSVFIVKLDEEQHAFKRVSYSYADILTESVELNVFDNNDQLVPVRYVRESEQI, encoded by the coding sequence ATGGGCAAAAATGCGCTATCTGAAATTAAGCTAACATTAGATGGCTACATTGGACAAAAAATTCGCTTGAAAGCGAACAGTGGGCGCCGAAAGACCATTGAACGAACGGGGGTACTCGAAGAGACATATCCCTCTGTTTTTATTGTGAAATTGGATGAGGAACAACACGCTTTTAAACGCGTTTCATACAGTTATGCGGATATCTTGACCGAATCAGTAGAACTGAACGTTTTTGATAACAACGATCAGTTAGTACCGGTTCGTTATGTGAGAGAGTCCGAACAAATTTAA
- a CDS encoding small, acid-soluble spore protein, alpha/beta type, giving the protein MTRRKGVMSESFKVELAKELGFYDVVQQEGWGGIKARDAGNMVKRAIQIAQEQLVQQRK; this is encoded by the coding sequence ATGACCCGTCGTAAAGGTGTCATGTCAGAATCCTTTAAGGTCGAGTTGGCCAAGGAACTCGGGTTTTATGATGTTGTCCAGCAGGAAGGCTGGGGAGGAATTAAAGCACGAGATGCAGGAAATATGGTCAAACGAGCGATCCAGATTGCACAGGAGCAACTGGTACAGCAACGAAAATAA
- the ispE gene encoding 4-(cytidine 5'-diphospho)-2-C-methyl-D-erythritol kinase — protein sequence MYTSEKAPAKINLTLDALRKRPDGYHDLEMVMTTVDLYDRIDLTSIDGTSIQLDSSSGLVPQDERNLAYLAARILREKTGVRKGVHIRIEKNIPVAAGLAGGSSDAAATLRGLNRLWKLGLSLEELAQIGAEIGSDVPFCVYSNTAIARGRGEVLEPIPAPPKCWVVLAKPSQGISTADVFGRLRVDQIEQHPSTSHMVDALKKQDLKAVIGSMGNVLEPVTMAMHKEVSRLKEKMHLFGASGVLMSGSGPTVFGIVPKESRAKRIVNSLKGFCEQVYAVRMLGVHRSSLLD from the coding sequence GTGTACACGTCTGAGAAGGCGCCTGCTAAGATTAATTTAACTTTGGATGCATTGAGAAAAAGACCAGATGGGTATCATGATCTAGAAATGGTGATGACGACGGTCGATCTTTATGATCGTATTGATCTTACGAGTATAGATGGGACAAGCATTCAGTTAGATAGTAGTTCTGGCCTAGTTCCACAAGATGAGCGGAACTTAGCTTACTTAGCTGCAAGGATCCTACGCGAAAAGACAGGGGTCCGAAAAGGAGTACATATACGGATTGAAAAGAATATACCCGTAGCAGCGGGGCTAGCTGGAGGAAGTAGTGATGCGGCGGCTACTTTACGCGGGTTGAATCGCTTGTGGAAATTAGGACTCTCCTTAGAAGAGTTGGCCCAGATCGGAGCTGAAATTGGGTCAGATGTCCCATTTTGTGTATATAGTAACACTGCAATCGCTAGAGGGCGTGGGGAAGTTTTAGAGCCAATACCTGCACCACCAAAATGTTGGGTCGTTTTGGCAAAGCCATCACAAGGTATCTCCACTGCTGATGTATTTGGCCGTCTGCGAGTGGATCAGATCGAACAACATCCATCTACGTCTCATATGGTGGATGCATTAAAAAAACAAGATCTAAAAGCAGTGATTGGATCTATGGGCAATGTATTGGAACCAGTTACAATGGCTATGCATAAAGAAGTTTCTCGTCTCAAAGAGAAGATGCATTTATTTGGTGCAAGTGGTGTATTAATGTCGGGTAGCGGTCCAACAGTATTTGGAATTGTCCCCAAAGAATCGAGAGCCAAACGAATAGTAAATAGTTTAAAAGGATTTTGTGAGCAAGTATATGCTGTCCGAATGTTGGGGGTACACCGATCTAGTTTGCTTGATTAA
- the purR gene encoding pur operon repressor — translation MEKWKRSARMVDMTQRLLDHPYTLLPLTTFAKRYQAAKSSISEDLAIINEVLANDGSGMIETVAGAAGGVRYIPFYKEERVETVLDEICEELSNPVRILPGGFLYMSDLLGKPQLMRRIGKVWATVFQGQKIDAIVTVETKGIPLAHAAASFLQVPVVIVRYDTRVTEGSVVTVNTVSGSSRRMKQLSLAKRSLPEGSRVVIIDDFMRAGGTVKGMQELLKEFDAEVVGVGVLADAKSEVRLVRDYVSLVSVLEINEEAKTIVVDRGNALLKEEVEMPK, via the coding sequence ATGGAAAAATGGAAGCGGAGTGCACGGATGGTAGATATGACACAGCGACTATTGGATCATCCATATACCTTACTTCCACTTACTACATTTGCTAAGCGCTATCAGGCTGCTAAGTCTTCTATTAGCGAAGATCTTGCCATTATTAACGAAGTGTTAGCAAATGATGGAAGCGGTATGATTGAAACGGTTGCTGGAGCTGCTGGGGGAGTACGTTACATCCCGTTTTATAAAGAAGAACGTGTGGAGACGGTGTTGGATGAGATCTGTGAAGAGCTTTCCAACCCTGTAAGAATTCTTCCTGGTGGTTTTCTGTATATGTCTGATTTGCTAGGAAAACCTCAACTGATGCGTCGTATTGGAAAAGTGTGGGCAACGGTCTTTCAAGGTCAAAAAATCGATGCGATTGTAACCGTAGAGACAAAAGGAATTCCGCTGGCACATGCAGCTGCTAGCTTTTTACAAGTACCCGTTGTCATTGTTCGCTATGATACTCGGGTGACAGAAGGTTCCGTTGTGACGGTTAATACGGTTTCGGGTTCTAGCCGACGAATGAAACAGCTCTCTTTGGCAAAACGCAGTCTACCTGAAGGATCACGAGTAGTGATTATTGATGATTTTATGCGTGCTGGTGGAACGGTGAAAGGAATGCAAGAGCTTTTAAAAGAGTTTGATGCTGAAGTGGTAGGAGTAGGAGTATTAGCAGATGCGAAGTCAGAAGTTCGTCTTGTAAGGGATTATGTCTCATTAGTCTCGGTACTCGAAATTAACGAAGAAGCTAAAACGATTGTTGTAGATCGTGGAAATGCACTTCTAAAAGAAGAGGTGGAAATGCCCAAATGA
- a CDS encoding RidA family protein: MKKVDTQKAPAAIGAYSQAIEIDGWIFTSGQIPLLADGTLSGESIEIQTHQVLRNVHEVLREAGADLCDVIKTTLFIQDMSQFATINQIYSEYFGHHAPARSCVEVSRLPKDVLIEMEVIAKVKK; the protein is encoded by the coding sequence ATGAAAAAGGTTGATACACAAAAAGCGCCAGCTGCAATTGGAGCTTATTCACAAGCAATAGAAATAGATGGATGGATCTTCACCTCTGGACAAATCCCACTACTAGCAGATGGAACATTATCAGGGGAGAGTATTGAGATTCAAACTCATCAGGTACTCCGCAATGTCCACGAAGTCCTGAGAGAAGCAGGTGCAGATTTATGCGATGTAATCAAAACGACTCTCTTTATTCAAGATATGAGCCAGTTTGCTACGATTAATCAGATCTATAGCGAGTATTTTGGGCATCATGCTCCGGCACGTTCTTGTGTAGAGGTCTCCCGACTACCGAAAGATGTGCTGATTGAGATGGAAGTTATAGCAAAAGTAAAAAAATAA
- the spoVG gene encoding septation regulator SpoVG, with the protein MEITDVRLRKVNREGRMRAICSITLDGEFVIHDIRVIDGNNGMFVAMPSKRTPDGEFRDIAHPISPSSREKIETAVLEKYYLMDDEEEFVAVTEQTASV; encoded by the coding sequence ATGGAAATTACAGATGTAAGATTACGGAAAGTAAATCGTGAAGGAAGAATGAGAGCAATTTGCTCCATCACATTAGACGGAGAATTTGTTATTCACGACATTCGCGTAATCGATGGAAATAATGGAATGTTTGTCGCAATGCCAAGTAAGCGAACTCCTGATGGAGAGTTTCGAGATATTGCCCATCCGATCTCCCCGTCCAGCCGTGAGAAAATTGAGACTGCTGTCCTTGAAAAATATTATCTAATGGATGACGAAGAAGAATTTGTAGCAGTTACGGAGCAAACTGCTTCCGTATAA
- a CDS encoding HAAS domain-containing protein, giving the protein MKLSTESEEFLENLRLYLFSSGKKTDEIEGIVEELKDHLWEAEKNGKSVSHIIGESPQHYMEHISKELRTDYKGWLKLLPVFIIGVFAYVLLGDAINNTIGYSLYDIIGYPFICLFMLGVIKVSFQHLAKTNLSKITQYSIYFGIAFLSLSMFIGVILLDRNYGTSLFQLDTFAGRMIVAVIAAVILITISIWSKTWVSIILPIIVYSPTIITDLLPVQYETKLLLSSLFTLIGFLLFLIIQFKMLSYHNQKK; this is encoded by the coding sequence ATGAAACTATCCACTGAAAGTGAAGAGTTTTTGGAAAATCTGAGATTATATCTATTTTCAAGCGGTAAAAAAACCGATGAGATCGAAGGAATCGTCGAAGAATTAAAAGACCATTTATGGGAAGCTGAAAAGAATGGAAAGAGTGTGAGTCATATCATTGGCGAATCACCACAACATTATATGGAACATATATCAAAAGAGTTGAGAACCGATTATAAAGGCTGGTTAAAATTACTGCCTGTATTCATAATCGGAGTTTTTGCTTATGTACTCTTGGGTGATGCAATCAACAATACCATCGGTTATTCTTTGTATGACATCATAGGATATCCATTCATCTGCTTGTTTATGTTAGGGGTCATCAAAGTATCATTCCAGCATCTAGCAAAGACAAACCTATCTAAAATAACACAGTACAGCATTTATTTTGGGATAGCCTTTCTATCTTTGTCTATGTTTATCGGAGTAATCTTATTAGATCGCAATTACGGTACATCTTTATTTCAACTAGATACATTTGCAGGGAGAATGATCGTAGCAGTTATCGCCGCAGTTATTCTTATAACTATCTCCATTTGGAGTAAAACTTGGGTTTCTATAATCCTTCCCATTATTGTATATTCACCCACTATCATCACAGACTTATTACCAGTCCAATATGAAACAAAGTTATTATTATCCTCGTTATTTACATTAATCGGCTTTCTTCTTTTCCTTATCATCCAATTTAAGATGTTGTCATACCATAATCAGAAAAAGTAG
- a CDS encoding PadR family transcriptional regulator, with translation MSSSQMIKGVLEGCLLAVISKGETYGYEMIQKLESNGFTMVSEGSIYPLLLRMKKENLVTTTLIASPSGPKRKYYTLTAKGFEELTNFKKRWNTLSDSVSKLLEEK, from the coding sequence ATGTCTTCAAGCCAGATGATAAAAGGAGTATTAGAAGGTTGCTTACTAGCGGTTATTTCAAAAGGGGAAACCTACGGATACGAAATGATTCAAAAATTAGAGTCCAATGGATTTACGATGGTAAGTGAAGGAAGTATTTATCCATTACTTCTTCGTATGAAGAAAGAAAATCTTGTTACAACAACTTTGATTGCATCTCCATCTGGTCCAAAACGCAAGTATTATACTTTAACAGCTAAAGGATTCGAGGAACTTACAAATTTTAAAAAACGTTGGAACACACTATCTGACAGTGTATCCAAGCTTCTGGAGGAAAAATAA